From a region of the Alosa sapidissima isolate fAloSap1 chromosome 9, fAloSap1.pri, whole genome shotgun sequence genome:
- the ttyh3b gene encoding protein tweety homolog 3: CSVCILGVLALVISWATLGLELSVAVTTSDFCVAPNAYITKVTEENAVINQDILQYYLKCSMGQSNPFQQKLSGSHKSLVEMQDDVAELLRSATREYPQTKGNLEEIQSVLNSTEVSLHQLTALLDCRSLHMDYVQALTGLCYDGVEGLIYLVLFSFVTALMFSSIVCSVPHTWQGKRSEDDDGDESSAAHGTRQPHDNLYRVHMPSLYSCGSSTYGSEASLPAAAHTVSNAPVTEYMSQNANFQNPRCENTPLIGRESPPPSTERFHGMMCTAPLYTSSMRAKYLANSRPDQQQQQQQQQQQQQTPGGRAEQHQHPNPRADPHPRADPHPHPHPHLRPDSHSRSAPNSRPNSAIHRPHSSIH; this comes from the exons tgtagtgtgtgtattctcGGCGTTCTTGCACTTGTCATCAGCTGGGCCACCTTGGGGTTGGAGCTGTCTGTCGCTGTG ACCACCAGTGACTTTTGCGTAGCCCCCAACGCTTACATCACTAAAGTCACGGAGGAGAACGCTGTCATCAACCAAG ATATTTTGCAGTACTATCTGAAATGCAGCATGGGCCAGTCCAACCCATTCCAGCAG AAACTCTCTGGAAGCCACAAGTCCTTGGTGGAGATGCAGGATGATGTGGCTGAACTGCTGCGCTCGGCCACTCGAGAGTACCCTCAAACTAAG ggGAATCTGGAGGAGATCCAGTCGGTGTTGAACTCTACTGAGGTCAGCCTCCACCAGCTTACTGCTCTACTGGACTGCCGCAGCCTGCACATG GACTATGTCCAGGCGCTGACCGGTCTTTGCTACGACGGTGTCGAGGGTCTGATCTACCTGGTGCTCTTCTCCTTCGTCACTGCGCTCATGTTCAGCTCCATCGTCTGCAGCGTGCCCCACACCTGGCAGGGCAAAAG GAGTGAGGACGATGACGGTGACGAGTCTTCTGCGGCCCACGGCACGCGGCAGCCTCACGATAACCTGTACCGCGTGCACATGCCCAGCCTGTACAGCTGCGGCAGCAGCACGTACGGTAGCGAGGCTAGCCTCCCGGCCGCGGCTCACACCGTCAGCAACGCGCCCGTAACCGAGTACAT GAGCCAGAATGCTAACTTTCAGAACCCCCGCTGCGAGAACACTCCTCTGATTGGCAGGGAGTCCCCTCCGCCCTCT ACCGAACGATTCCATGGGATGATGTGCACTGCACCTCTT tACACCTCAAGCATGAGGGCGAAGTACCTGGCCAACAGCCGTCCCgaccaacagcagcagcaacaacaacaacaacaacaacaacagacccCCGGTGGCCGAGCAGAGCAGCACCAGCACCCGAACCCCCGCGCCGACCCCCACCCCCGCGccgacccccacccccacccccacccccacctccgtCCGGATTCCCACAGCCGTTCTGCCCCTAACAGTCGGCCCAACTCCGCCATCCACCGGCCACATTCCTCCATACACTAA